Part of the Arvicanthis niloticus isolate mArvNil1 chromosome 2, mArvNil1.pat.X, whole genome shotgun sequence genome, ttatttttttaaactgggtcttACTGTGTGTAAagctggctggcctcaaaaccaGAGATCTACCAGTCACTGAAGATACTGAAGTTaagtgtgccactacacccaacTTCaaacttttaagtattttaaaaacagtaaagcTCAAATTTCATCTTAGTCTTAACTTACATAGCTATACCTATTTTATCCCTTCTTCAGTTTTAATGTATTCTTCAGTCTTCAATTCTTAATCTTTCCTTATCACATATGGATTATGACTCAATAAACATCAATACTTTAGACATCCTATAATGAGCATTTAAGTTTTTAGGACTGGGGATGCAGAACCACTCAGTTCATGAGGTGCTTGCCCAGTATATCAAGAATCCCTAGGTTCAGTTCTGTTCTACCatgtaagccaggtgtggtggcatgcccTTCCAACTCAGCAttaggtaggaggatcaggagctcaaggtcatcctcaggtatAGTTTCAGGACAACCTGGGATATGTGAAACACCactcaagaaaaccaaaaacgGTCCATTatatggcttagcaggtaagggtacttgctgccaagcctgacaacctaagtttgagctccaggatctaaatggtagaagaagaaagccaactcctaaaagttttcctctgacttccacatgtgctgCAGTGTATGCAAGcttgtgtacacatacacatgaaaatgtaGTGAAAATAGTTATCCTAATTAGGTTCCTAATTTTTTCTCATATTGTTATTCAGATTCCTTATCCTGAAATCATTAATTTTGTACAGTGCCTGTGACCTTATTCCATGTACTAGCGGACTCCAAGCCAAACTAAAGTTTAAGGCATATTGggtaggtttgtttggttttttgaaaagattttgtTTATGAGTATTATGGttgcaagtatgtatgtgtagcacatgtatgcctagtgcctagaggccagaagagggtgttgggacCATGTGGGTataggaactgaatctgggtcctctgcaagcacaAGTACTTTCTatctctgagctctctctccagccctttatatGGTTTTTAACCTCAAGCACTTCAGTTTAGCAAGAGAGATAAATATAGGATGTGGAAAGTATTCTGTCAGCAGATGGAGCAGTTAATTCGGATTAGATTTAGGGAAGGAGCTTAGAAACTGGTCAGCACCAAGTAAGAGAGATGGCATCTTGACTGAATAACACAAAGGCATTCTTGAGCGGTATAATCTGGTCTGGTCGGACATACAAatggactgaaggaaaggtggtaCTTACTGATTCCTCCAGGAGTGGGAGCACAAATGGACACATGCACGTTATTTATAGGTTCAGATTTGTTAGTGAAAGGCACTGTTCTGAGAGAAGACTTTGAAAAACTAGCTTCATGATGCTATTACCAATAACAATCTGAAATCCTCTCTCTGTACTTTCACATTCTCTTAAGTACAATTCCCAGTTCCCAATTTCTGTCTGCATGGCAGCAAAGGATTTCATTGCCATAAAACCAAACAAGAGCATGAAACATATCCtcccagttttctctttcctttctttttctttttcaagacaggctggttttttttttttttttttttttttttctttatggtacCTGGTTTACTTTAGGAGAACAAAGTACTACTTAACAGGTTAAAAGTTCGTTAAATGATTAACATTGCTTCCAGACAAAGttcactaaaaatattttatttagaatattcTCTCATTCAGAGAATAGCCATGATAAACataggttattttaaaatattgtagcAATGGTTTTCTTGAAGGTAATCTGATTAGTACAGTTATAAATACAAAAGGGGGAGGAGTTACCAGAAATAGCACATGATTTTTAACAAAGCTTCAGGAAAATCTTGAttactaaaattaatttaaaatcttaCAAGTAGGCTGAGTGTggcgcatgcctataatcccagcacgtgggagagGGGGAGGATTGAGGTTGGGAGattttgagtctgaggccagcctgggctacatagcaaaaacctgtctataaacaaaaaaaattataatttttgcaTATAGTTTTAGCTCTTTCAGAGCCCTCTACCAATAAGGCACCtgcaatagtaaaaaaaaaaaaaaaaaaatttgctacTGCAGCATTGGGGAACATTCTTGGTGGCTGTTGTGTTGGTGCTCCTCTTGAAAAAGCTCTCTTTAAGACAGCTACATATTTATGTACATCCCAAGTTCCAAGTGTAAACACTGCTACTGAGTTAACGTACTGGAGCAAAAGCACTCATCCTTAGTCATACGTTTCCCACAAattagaatttcataaaaaaatatGAAGTGTTAACACAGAGGCGATGGGGACCGACTTTATGGAAGCTGGCAGTCTGCAACTCAACAAAGTCTCAAGCTGTGGCATGGGTCCCTCTATTAACAGGCAGCATTTACCTACTGGTTCCTTAGAGTCCAACTAATGATAGTTTTGAAGATCAACACTGGCCATGGCCCTACATGGCTCAAGATGAAGGGTTCTTCCTGTCTGCTACTCCTAAATGCCTTTCCTTTAGCTTATCTGACATAGtcctaaaaaaggaaaaagtcattAAGTAAAATGTTATCTGCAGTGTATCCAACATCAGGAGCCTTTGACTCAGTCAGATTCCAACAGAAGCTCCAAGTCTGTCCCGTGGTCCTGGAGAACATCATGCAAATTTCTTCTTGGTGGCTGTGAACCTCTCCATGTActaaaaatgtgaaagaaaaatatacatatggCATTTTGGTATAGACAAATATAAGAATacttttgccgggcagtggtgccgcacgcctttaatcccagcacttgggaggcagaggcaggcgggtttctgagttccgaggccagcctggtctacagagtgagttccaggacagccagagctacacagagaaaccctgtctcgaaaaaccaaaaaaaaaaaaaaaaaaaaaaaaaaaagaatacttttcaataatttatttttattttacatactttagtgttttgactacataaatgtctgtgtgagggagttgggtcccctggaacaggatttatggacagttgtgagctaccatgtgggtgctaggaattgaatcctggTCCTATGAAAGAatagtcggtgctcttaactcctgagccatctctccagcccccagaaggATACTTTTTTTAACTtaggttttatgttttttttttttaatttgactaGATTAATTTCATACAAAACTtagttctttttgagacagagtctcattatgttgccctgggctgtccttgaacttacagagatctgcctgcctctgcctcccaagtgctaggactaaagccCTGCTGCCATACTTGGCAAAATATACTTAATTATTAAAGTGCATTAATTTTTGCCTGGGGGGGGGGCTAGGAAACATCAAAAGATGCAGTGCAACAAGCTGTATTTGGAGAAAGTCACTTGGCACAATACAATCTGGCCAAGTTTTAAAGCTACTTCCAGTATATGAACCTGTCAGATGCTAACTGTAGACATCACTTGAGTTTTATCTCATCAGTTTTTTTCCCTCTGGAGCAGGCACTAGAAATGTAGActggctgggtagtggtggcgctcgccttttatcccagcacttgggaggcagaggcaggcggatttctgagttcgaggccagcctggtctacagagtgagttccaggacagccagggctacccagagaaaccctgtctcgaaaaaccaaaaaaaaaaaaaaaaaaaaaaatgtagacaatGCTAATACACACCTTATCATAACCCTCTAGTTCTCGAAGTTTCTTTATTTCAAAGAGATTGCCCTCCACAGCAAGCAGGCAGATCTGGGAGTCGCTGAGGATGCTTTGTGGAAGCATGCTGAGCTCAAGGCAGTTCTCTTCCAGCCGGAGGACTTTGAGGCGAGAACAGCAGGATATCCTGACAGAGATCTGAGATATCTGTTGAACAACAAAACAGTAAGAGGACAAAGCATAATGGCCATGCTGCTACACTGAAACACATCTTGAATGTGTTCTAGTTTTTCTTTTGCCACCTCCGTTTTCTCACTACCTACTCATCACAGAAGCCTGTTACATACCTTCTGTTACTCCTCCACTTCCAAATTATTTGAAGGTTACTAGTAgcttttcagaaataaaacctAATAATAAAAGTGCTGTGCATTTATTATAGGAAATAATGAGAATCATGTAAGTTTAAGGAAGAACTTTATCAGTAAGCTGCCATACAGAAACAACCACAAGAACACCTTGATACCTACCCCTCTGCTCTATTGCTGAAGTCAACGTTGCATGCTTCCATACTGCTGCATGTGACTGGACTACCCATCCATTTCTTGAGACTCCCTTTTGtgcaagatttttttaatttttcctgaaatttttttggggggtggcatttttttgagacagtttctatGTGCGGCATTGGCtaccttgaacttgctctgtaaaccaagtTTGCCTCTAACTTatagagatccctctgcctcctgagtgctgggatgaaaggcgtgcaccaccaccacccttttTACTTATTTAGAATTATATTCAAGCAGAAAGAAATCCCTAATGCTCCCTATTTAACATTCACAACCTTCTAGAAAACAATCATTCTTAAAACCATTTCACTTGTGACTTCTAAATCTGTATCAACAGTCTTATGTAATAATCTCAAATACAGCTCTGTATCTACAGTTTTCACTAAAACATTTGGATAATTCATCTGATGAACTCAGCATGTCCATTTAGTAGCTTTGTGTAGGTCCTCCAGGTCAATTCCAAACAGTCTGACCCATTTCTTTGCCCATTAAAGCTCCAAGTCTTTTCCTTCCCATGCCGCAGGATAAACCAGAGTCTGGTTCTGTACCACTGTACCACTCAGCACCAGGTCACTAAATTCTGGTGACTAACTGGCATCTAAAGCATCACCTAGGAACTTACTGAAAATGCAGATTCTTAGACTTCTCACTTCCTGAATCAAACACTAAGGTGACCATAAGCTCCCCAGGTTATCCAAATGAGGTCTGAGACTCAAATTATGGTCTAGCAGTAGGGAATGTGGAATAAGTCAGCTAATACCAATGACAGTTCTTTTCTTGAAATCTCAGGGAAAAGACAAGACCAACGTCAAAAGCCGAACGAATATTATGCTAACTACAATCTAGCACAGTAATAACATGTCCATAGTAGCTAATATACATGCATAATGTACATATATGGAAGCATAAATGCTAAAAACTAAAGGCTACCTAATCTCAAATGTTTCTTTCATCACTGTGGCTCATATATAAAGCAGAGGACTTTTCCATACTCTTAACCAAGGAGCTTCAAAACATTTCACATACAAAGTTGTCCAATTATAACCTAGCCCAGAACAGCTATCACCTAGGGATTTTTCAACAATGTCTGACACCTGACTCTCAGATCCTATGGGTATAGGTCTCATTCCTGCATTATATCATCCCTGACATGGCTCCTCACTAAATAATGAGGTGTGAAAAGAATATTTGTAAAActttgaatagttttttttttttttttttaattatcttactTTGTTACTCTCTTATGCCTTCCTCAAAACACCTTCGACACAGCCACTGTCAACCCACTCCGTGATACTGGGCATTAGAGTAAGTTCACCTTATATATCTTAGCTTCTACTATCCAACTCCATGATTACTGTTTAAGGAACAGGAAATTATCACAAGACCATAAATGCATACACTGGGAAGAGGAGCAACACACACAAGTATAGACCTGATTCTGGTTGAGATTGAGTTCGATGGCCTGCAGCTCTCCGACTGTGTCAGGTATACTCCGAATCTGGTTTTTAGAGAGATCTACTACATCCAGATGTCTCAGGCTACACAGCTGGGGTGGTAATGCTCCCAGCTGGTTCCCAGAGAGGCTCAGGGTCTTCAGAGCTGACAGCTGCCCAAAGGTAGACGGTAGCTCTCTCAGGTGATTGCTGTTGAGACTTAGTGTCTCTAGTTTTTTCAGATTGCATAATTCATCAGGTAGAACAGCTGGCGAggaagaaattttttaaaaacctaaatctGATAgaactaataaaatttataaaaagtatGGTAGCCTGCttcatcttgtttttgagacagcgtttcaaGTTGTATAGGGTAGCCTTGAAatcatgatctttctgcctcagcatctgtgtagctggggttacaggcctaAGTCAGCAGGCCTAACTTCTTACATAGAATTCTCACATATCATGTTTAGGTTTCACAAACAGTGTTTGGGAGATTAAGAAGTCATCAAAGTGCagaaaagtgtgtatgtgtataatgggTTCCTTTTGTAAAGGGGCTTGGGGGATTCTAAAAACAATCTGGAGAAGTTTAAAAGATCCTCCCATTCCACCCTGCCCCCCAAATTAGATAACTGTTTACATCGATTCCCAAAGGTCTTCCAAGTCCAAATTAACCTAGTAATAATGATTATACTACCCAAGGAGGCTTTTAGATTAGATTACAAGAGATAAAACCTTCAATACTCTTAACATTCTGAATCACCTAAACTGATTTCATAACAAAAATCATCTAACAGGAAAAACACCCTTCATAACTGGTGATTACTAGCAAAAGCTGCCCAGACACAAAATCCATActcagtttgttgttgttgagggaGAGGCTCTTTAGCAGAGTGAACTTTCCTATTATCAGAGGTGGTAGGCTGTCGATCTTGTTGTTGGACAAATCGATCGTCCTAAGATTGCTTGTCAGTTTCTGCAACTCTGAGGGGAACTGGAGAAAGGAGCTTACAGTGTGGAAAAATTCTGCACCAATAGACTTCGCCAACCCGCCATCCCTATCCCTTTTAGTTTCTTGGTCCGGTCCCCTCAGGTCTCACCTCGGTCAGACCACGGTCTTTAAGCTGAAAGACACCAGTTTTCTGCGCTGTTTCCACATGAGCACGGAGAGCACTGTTTCCCATCCTAGCGCCACGACTCAGTTCCCTGCAGGAAAGAAGCATAGCTGTCACCGCCCAGTCTAGACATACTGCCATCGCTAAATCTCCCGTTTGGGTCTCTGCTTCCAGTTGTCACCTTCTGCCTATCCCTACTTCCCAGGGGCCAGCCCAAGAGTGGCAAAGAGAAAGCAGGTGAGCAGACAGCGCTATCACGAAGTCCTGATGCTTTGGCAGCTGAGTTAAGGGCCAGGGAGCCTCCGATTGCTGTTGCCGGAACAGGGCGCTTGAGACTCGCCTCCTACCGTTCAGTGTAGAGAAGACTCCGCCAGGGAACACTGGCGACCCGCGCTCGCCTGAGATGCGCTCCCAGGGCTTCCGCCCGGGCAGGAACGCCCTGTGACATCATCAAACCGCGCGCCCGTTCTCTGGGTGTTCCTCACTCCTCGCGCCAGTTCCAGAGGTGTGCGGGAGCCATGGCTGCCGCCAACCCGTGGGACCCAGCGTCCGCGCAGAGTGCAGCTGGGTTACTGCTGAACCACTTGGTGGCTTCGGGGATAGTCACTGAGGTACGTGGGGGCGGCGACGGCGTCATCAAGTTGGCGACAGAATTCTGTGAGGTGGTGGTCCTGGTTATGCGGGCATGAGTGAGCCAATTGAGGACTGTGTTGAGTACCTGGTAGCGACCCTTGGAGACTGCGTCCGTGACCATACTCCCGTGGGTTATTCGAGTGTGAGGGACGGAATGGGTGATGTTTTGAGTGCCTGCGGGTTATCCCAGGCCAGTTTGTGGGAGATGGTCCAGCGCTTcgcttttttttcttccagtgatACTACTTCCTctagaacagtgtttctcaacattCCTAAGGCTGCAACTCTTTactacagttcttcatgttttgtGACCCCCTAACCATAAGATCATttccgttgctacttcataactgtgatctTGCAACTGTTACGAATcctaatgtaaacatctgtggtTTTCCGATGGTCTTTAGGCGACCCATGTCTGTTAAAGGGTCGTTTGACCTCACCAAAAGGGTTGCAAGCCActcagttgagaaccactgctctgaacTGTAGAGTGTGAGGAAGAAATACTGGCAGGTACTATGAAAAGCATTTTCGACACCACCTGTTAACAGGAATTATTGAAACATATCTGGGCCCTAGTACAGAACTCTAgcggagactttttttttttaattcatttttattggatattttatttatttacaatacagatgtcattccccatttcccctccctaaaacctcctatcctataccccccTTCCTTTacgcttttataccattttgattacatgcatgtattaaggtcagttctaggttgagggtctagcaatacaatagatgcaaatagtcaaggaacaagcaatacaataaatacaaatagtcaaagaaaaagcaaggcattaaacccaattatgtgaacactcccaagattgctgtttctaaaggcttatcaggatgacctaagcatctgagcctacttccctgccctagcccaaggtcattttcatgtctgaagcctttccttgttctagcctaaaatttagattcctttctgaaattacttctttgttctagcctaatatttagattcctgcctgagattacttctttgttgtagcctaagatttagattcctacctgaaattacttctttgttctagtctaatgtcagattcttgcttgaagcctacttccttgtccttggccaatgtcatattcctgccaagcagcccatttccttgtccttggtccgtGTCagcttcttgtcaagcagccccaaaggctctccacctctcccccttgtttatttcattaacaagactgagcctgccttaggtcgttctgataagaatgccttccatacccatcatggaatatgcattatcaaaagcaatatacttctgtcttaggttggtaaggctgtgTGCAGACTCTTACCTAGTAGAGACTCTTTAGGGCAGCAtctattaaaggtgtgtgtctgtctcagtgtTTTGTGTATGCTGTTGCACTGTGAAGATTTTGAGGCAAGAATAAAGATTAGTCCAAGAAGTGACTGTTTTAGACATGTATATACAACAAGCAGGTAGACAGAAGGGAGAAATTGAATATGTGAAGGAATAACAGAAAATGGCTGATGGGAATGGAGGAGTGAGAAGCCAAGCACATTAAGCTTGAAGAAAGGAAACTGATACAAAAAGGAAGTTGAGGAAAGTTAGTTAATTCATCTGTAGAAATTAGCAGTGCAGAAATggtggaagaatttttttttaataatttatttccattttatgtacattggtgttttgcctgcttgtgtgtctgtgtgaaggtgtcatgTCCACTGGAgtgggagttacagacagttgtgagctgctttgtgggtgctgggaattaaacccagatcctctggaagcgcaatcagtgtttttaaccactgagccatctcttcagctgcttggttttattgtttgtttgttttttggttttgatgtATGAAAGAGGTAATAGAGACTTCAGATATTTCATAAAGTGTTTAAGAAACCTAAGCAGGCAGATATGGTGACAGAAGACTTGGAAGCACTTGGGagctggaagcaggaagattgctcacagttcaaggctagctaAGATAGAGTGAGGAAACATTGTCTccattaaacaaaaaagaaacagcctTTCCTCActcttccctgttttctttcattgtgcAGTATTTTCATCTTGCACTGTGCCGTTCTCTTGTCATAAAACTATTGGATTATTTCATAGTTAACACAGTTGAAGCTCAATGTTCTTGAAAGTGTTTATAGAGAATGCAAGTTCCTAAACCATAGAAAGGTATCTGGAGATGATCTCAGGCATTGTACAGTGGTGGTTTTATAGTTATCTTCCTACTGCCAGGTAACAcatattagctttttttttttttggcgggggggttgttttgttttttgaaacagggtttcactgtataactctggctgttctgg contains:
- the Lrrc57 gene encoding leucine-rich repeat-containing protein 57 isoform X1, producing MMSQGVPARAEALGAHLRRARVASVPWRSLLYTERELSRGARMGNSALRAHVETAQKTGVFQLKDRGLTEFPSELQKLTSNLRTIDLSNNKIDSLPPLIIGKFTLLKSLSLNNNKLTVLPDELCNLKKLETLSLNSNHLRELPSTFGQLSALKTLSLSGNQLGALPPQLCSLRHLDVVDLSKNQIRSIPDTVGELQAIELNLNQNQISQISVRISCCSRLKVLRLEENCLELSMLPQSILSDSQICLLAVEGNLFEIKKLRELEGYDKYMERFTATKKKFA
- the Lrrc57 gene encoding leucine-rich repeat-containing protein 57 isoform X2 — its product is MGNSALRAHVETAQKTGVFQLKDRGLTEFPSELQKLTSNLRTIDLSNNKIDSLPPLIIGKFTLLKSLSLNNNKLTVLPDELCNLKKLETLSLNSNHLRELPSTFGQLSALKTLSLSGNQLGALPPQLCSLRHLDVVDLSKNQIRSIPDTVGELQAIELNLNQNQISQISVRISCCSRLKVLRLEENCLELSMLPQSILSDSQICLLAVEGNLFEIKKLRELEGYDKYMERFTATKKKFA